One part of the Aliivibrio fischeri ATCC 7744 = JCM 18803 = DSM 507 genome encodes these proteins:
- a CDS encoding inovirus Gp2 family protein, with amino-acid sequence MTNQSYPYSLYNQGEGLNPQYLTTLDNTVQDMLDDHTRVFALRVDLHLPDNDLINQYRLMTRFISSLKAQLKAYELKRSKLGTRIYPNTLRYVWARETGSENELEHYHLLLLFNKDAYHLLGSYRVAHTLANRIQQAWFSALGEAVASESGLVHFPKNGCYYIDGNSPDYEDQLDELMYRASYLCKKQTKVISSRVRSFGASPRIVVKRAFS; translated from the coding sequence ATGACTAATCAATCATATCCATACTCACTGTATAACCAAGGCGAAGGCTTAAATCCTCAATACTTAACCACTTTAGATAATACTGTGCAGGATATGCTAGACGACCACACAAGAGTCTTTGCTTTAAGAGTAGATTTACACTTACCTGATAATGACCTAATCAATCAGTATAGATTAATGACTCGTTTTATTAGTTCACTTAAAGCACAACTCAAAGCCTATGAATTAAAACGTAGTAAGCTAGGTACTCGTATTTACCCTAATACCCTACGTTATGTATGGGCGAGAGAAACAGGCTCAGAGAACGAACTAGAGCACTACCATTTATTATTACTATTTAATAAAGACGCTTATCACTTATTAGGAAGTTATCGTGTAGCTCACACATTAGCGAATCGAATACAGCAAGCGTGGTTTAGTGCATTAGGTGAAGCGGTAGCGAGTGAATCAGGATTAGTACACTTCCCTAAGAATGGCTGTTATTACATTGATGGTAATTCACCTGATTATGAAGACCAATTAGACGAGTTGATGTATAGAGCCAGTTACTTGTGTAAGAAACAAACCAAAGTCATTTCATCTAGAGTGCGTTCATTTGGTGCTAGTCCTCGTATTGTCGTAAAAAGGGCTTTTAGTTAA
- a CDS encoding DUF4339 domain-containing protein has product MSEQAMWFYESKGKREGSVSTTEIIELINQGVIHQGTQVWKKGMTEWVTLEDSELAQYLEDVAPPLSSNDVPPLQTVLTPKSNEESFSAKFASIWRFIYAPTFAAIVTYLASYLIKGNSWQAFGLWSTSGMAVISLFIILVAWAEDLWRFKKSANYTGWSWWWLFAPCYIHDRMGKQWKWTIGLIILSLVCNLIASAAIALHGDGYFDENDAYNYQPQSNVQVGGMDLNTIELETYLNTTNTDAAMTGHISVAMLDDVTYRISYSNLCGSHGCDYSYLKSAQDGGYCYVLGSSDEQAIAATQCSSTPFRLTYN; this is encoded by the coding sequence ATGAGTGAACAAGCAATGTGGTTCTATGAATCAAAAGGTAAAAGGGAAGGGAGTGTATCCACTACTGAGATAATTGAATTGATTAACCAAGGAGTTATTCATCAAGGAACTCAAGTGTGGAAAAAGGGAATGACTGAATGGGTAACATTAGAAGACAGTGAATTAGCTCAATACTTAGAAGATGTGGCACCACCACTAAGCAGTAATGATGTACCACCATTACAAACCGTCTTAACCCCTAAGTCTAATGAAGAAAGTTTTAGTGCTAAGTTCGCTAGTATTTGGCGTTTTATCTATGCGCCTACTTTTGCCGCTATCGTGACATACCTTGCGTCTTATCTAATTAAAGGTAATAGCTGGCAAGCGTTTGGATTATGGTCAACATCGGGTATGGCTGTGATTTCACTATTCATCATTCTTGTTGCATGGGCAGAAGACTTATGGCGATTTAAGAAGTCAGCCAATTACACAGGTTGGTCTTGGTGGTGGTTATTTGCACCTTGTTATATTCATGACCGTATGGGTAAGCAATGGAAATGGACGATAGGACTAATCATCTTATCGTTAGTTTGTAACCTAATAGCGTCTGCGGCTATTGCATTACATGGTGATGGGTACTTTGATGAGAATGATGCATATAACTATCAGCCACAATCTAACGTTCAAGTTGGTGGGATGGATTTGAATACTATCGAATTAGAAACGTATTTGAATACTACTAATACCGATGCAGCAATGACAGGGCATATTAGTGTTGCCATGCTTGATGATGTTACTTATCGAATTTCTTATTCTAATCTGTGCGGCTCTCATGGATGTGACTACAGCTACCTTAAATCAGCGCAAGATGGTGGTTACTGCTACGTGTTAGGTAGTAGTGATGAACAAGCGATAGCGGCTACACAATGCAGCTCAACGCCATTTAGATTGACATATAACTAA
- a CDS encoding phospholipase effector Tle1 domain-containing protein — MKEWDEKLEKFVEPVDEATPKFVNAYFPWNEELAKAAKVDVPHYEPVKEKQAKAAEFEYSIEIACAQDELNTYQVGVFSLGKTKEETNISAWNKTQNEKGFTLLTASVNVDELKTLNREFFISSGSAMVFDDVKPIKQGAAHATESFIPVKPAVQVGERLGWPTEGYFYHFIDDALVHEYKLMGDGKWAFQVTQSTEHHLTDELLSEHEYSFILLPWKISNTVVARQHLLYLSQKMTTQQLEELTAQWIDENACLLNVNAIVQAKEEEKLTREKQSSNETTYVIQSGDTLSGIAKHQGLTLNQLVELNPQYKGKEDHIQAGESLVIETTEAQASSTSEHTVKVNPETGQRETWGEIATQYGLAAKALLTLNPLYEQDPTSLKVGDTLLINKTESEQSITQQRETLPPKPIQDVGQAVSFANAYTTQVERELRHGVIAVLEDSAVPQRTPVVNVCKMEPERTLRIGVFFDGTGQNNPNDAYKEKWGNKSRTNVARLFEAYPEKTGESYAIYVSGVGTVDGIDSSAGRNPIIDAGDDEKSLAQAFGVFDDTGAFRKWQSLLGRLASILKGLEQNELYSKINHIEFDVFGFSRGAALARHFINAALEGVPDYLNQEKTNNPVDIYPNLLGNESHEAFDKDNDDFYSIDKTRRVSIRFAGLFDTVGSFYMAGNNDEGNFTLGLKKNAAKTVFQICAKHEYRKNFPLTALDDGKNGVNAFANVEESFYQEVFPGCHTDIGGGYPSKEQYGRTDLPERLNRPVDSTYNRRLMTDNTIDYQVKYKDELRSIPPRDKPIFIMKKLEEENARWAKEVNDNEGIYGEVKQVGREFLYYQFTPISNALSGLALERMKQQAEASGIEWEHDEFPPYPDYENDDNIAKSLWDELKGKPLGSISMFDWENKEDDLLDGYIHLPHDALVNAGYDSLYEKIVNSVTYNDKDQLQRKVFSNE; from the coding sequence ATGAAAGAGTGGGATGAAAAATTAGAGAAGTTTGTTGAGCCAGTAGATGAAGCAACACCAAAGTTTGTAAATGCGTATTTTCCATGGAATGAAGAATTAGCTAAAGCGGCTAAAGTCGATGTGCCGCATTATGAGCCAGTAAAGGAGAAGCAAGCTAAAGCGGCCGAGTTTGAGTATTCAATTGAAATTGCGTGTGCTCAAGATGAGCTGAATACCTATCAGGTAGGTGTATTCTCTTTGGGTAAGACTAAAGAAGAAACCAATATATCCGCATGGAATAAAACTCAAAATGAGAAAGGTTTTACTCTGTTAACGGCTAGTGTGAATGTGGATGAGTTAAAAACTCTCAATAGAGAGTTCTTTATCTCAAGTGGCAGTGCCATGGTATTTGATGACGTAAAACCTATTAAGCAAGGCGCAGCTCATGCTACGGAGTCATTCATTCCAGTAAAACCCGCCGTTCAAGTTGGTGAACGTCTTGGGTGGCCTACTGAAGGATACTTTTATCATTTCATTGATGATGCGTTAGTGCATGAATATAAATTAATGGGAGATGGTAAGTGGGCATTTCAAGTTACTCAATCTACAGAGCACCATTTAACTGATGAATTGCTATCAGAGCATGAATACAGTTTTATTCTATTGCCTTGGAAAATAAGTAATACCGTTGTTGCTCGTCAGCACTTACTTTACCTTTCACAGAAAATGACCACACAACAACTTGAAGAATTAACGGCGCAGTGGATTGATGAAAACGCTTGTTTACTTAATGTAAATGCCATTGTACAAGCAAAAGAGGAAGAGAAGCTCACTCGAGAGAAACAGAGTAGCAATGAAACCACTTATGTTATCCAATCGGGTGATACGTTATCTGGCATAGCTAAGCACCAAGGGTTAACGTTAAATCAGCTAGTTGAACTAAACCCTCAATACAAAGGCAAAGAAGACCACATTCAAGCCGGTGAGTCGCTTGTTATTGAAACGACAGAGGCTCAAGCCTCGTCTACCTCTGAGCATACCGTTAAGGTAAATCCTGAAACAGGTCAACGTGAAACATGGGGCGAGATAGCGACCCAATACGGACTTGCAGCCAAAGCATTATTAACTTTAAACCCACTGTATGAGCAAGACCCTACTTCATTAAAAGTGGGTGATACATTATTGATTAATAAAACGGAAAGCGAGCAATCAATAACTCAACAGCGTGAAACTTTACCTCCAAAACCCATTCAAGATGTTGGTCAAGCGGTTAGCTTTGCTAATGCGTATACCACACAGGTTGAGCGAGAACTCAGGCATGGGGTTATTGCCGTGTTAGAAGACAGTGCGGTACCTCAACGAACACCCGTTGTGAATGTGTGCAAAATGGAGCCTGAGCGTACGTTACGTATTGGTGTTTTCTTTGATGGTACAGGTCAAAACAATCCAAATGATGCCTATAAAGAAAAATGGGGCAATAAATCACGTACTAACGTAGCGAGACTATTTGAGGCGTACCCTGAAAAAACAGGTGAATCATACGCAATTTATGTTTCAGGGGTCGGTACTGTGGATGGCATTGATTCTTCGGCAGGAAGAAACCCTATTATTGATGCCGGTGACGACGAGAAGTCTTTAGCACAAGCCTTTGGGGTGTTTGATGATACAGGAGCCTTTAGGAAGTGGCAGTCGTTGCTTGGGCGACTAGCTTCAATTTTAAAAGGATTAGAACAAAACGAGCTATATTCCAAAATTAATCACATTGAATTTGATGTCTTTGGCTTCAGTCGTGGTGCTGCTTTGGCTCGTCATTTTATTAATGCGGCACTAGAAGGTGTACCTGATTATTTAAATCAGGAAAAAACGAATAATCCTGTTGATATCTACCCAAACTTACTGGGAAATGAATCTCATGAAGCATTTGATAAAGATAATGACGATTTTTACTCTATTGATAAGACGCGCCGTGTCTCGATCCGCTTCGCTGGCCTATTTGATACCGTTGGCTCGTTTTATATGGCAGGTAACAACGACGAAGGTAACTTCACTTTGGGTCTTAAAAAGAATGCTGCAAAAACAGTTTTCCAAATTTGCGCTAAACATGAGTACCGCAAGAACTTCCCATTAACCGCATTAGATGATGGGAAAAATGGAGTTAATGCGTTTGCTAATGTGGAGGAGTCATTCTATCAAGAGGTTTTTCCTGGGTGTCATACCGACATCGGTGGCGGTTATCCATCCAAAGAGCAATATGGACGCACTGATTTACCTGAACGATTAAATCGCCCAGTAGATTCAACTTACAACCGTAGATTGATGACAGATAACACTATTGATTATCAAGTAAAATACAAGGATGAATTAAGGTCTATTCCTCCAAGAGATAAACCTATTTTTATCATGAAGAAGCTCGAAGAGGAAAATGCTCGCTGGGCAAAAGAAGTGAATGATAACGAAGGGATATATGGTGAAGTTAAACAAGTTGGTAGAGAGTTTCTATATTACCAATTCACACCAATTAGCAACGCTCTGTCAGGATTAGCTCTGGAGCGAATGAAACAACAAGCAGAAGCGAGCGGCATTGAATGGGAGCATGATGAATTCCCTCCTTACCCTGACTATGAGAATGATGACAATATAGCTAAATCGCTATGGGATGAGTTAAAAGGAAAACCACTTGGTAGCATATCGATGTTTGATTGGGAAAATAAAGAGGATGATTTATTAGACGGCTATATTCATTTACCTCATGATGCTTTAGTCAATGCAGGGTATGATTCCTTATATGAAAAAATAGTCAACTCAGTCACGTACAACGACAAAGACCAATTACAACGTAAGGTATTTAGTAATGAATAA
- a CDS encoding LPD25 domain-containing protein, translated as MNKQITPSLNPFSVLVNWSESNEFNEGQLYDFMDFERKALDVAKQNPLGGYDKTNVTVTFENGDEHQCRLDLGCGGNDVGFADHCLSTLEYHEKHHLDVDKPWLRNDAEHQQLIALIRTYRFDTVFVTNARIQTIKATELAKQQERDKEQAKREQEEKEWQAHQAKEKAFQAALVIPEWAKGVIVATYTEYDKERSEPYSGEHHTKTLRTIILAWSPHTRRLFPELRKACLNNPDTVFLNDKEQSCEHRNNYGIGQGSGLTDVDYLYHGWCVEKITFGTSRSKSQYVPLGEMSIPE; from the coding sequence ATGAATAAACAAATAACACCCTCCCTTAATCCCTTCTCTGTCTTAGTCAATTGGTCTGAATCCAATGAGTTCAATGAAGGCCAGTTGTATGACTTTATGGACTTTGAACGTAAAGCACTAGACGTAGCTAAACAAAATCCATTAGGCGGTTACGACAAAACCAATGTGACGGTGACGTTTGAAAATGGGGATGAGCACCAATGCCGATTGGATTTAGGTTGTGGTGGCAATGACGTAGGCTTTGCTGATCATTGTCTTAGTACCCTTGAGTACCATGAGAAACATCACCTCGATGTAGATAAGCCATGGTTACGTAATGATGCTGAACATCAACAATTAATCGCACTGATTAGAACCTATCGCTTTGATACTGTATTTGTGACTAATGCTCGAATTCAAACCATCAAAGCCACTGAACTTGCCAAGCAACAAGAGCGAGATAAAGAGCAAGCCAAACGTGAGCAAGAAGAAAAAGAATGGCAAGCCCATCAAGCTAAGGAAAAGGCATTTCAAGCGGCTCTAGTCATACCTGAATGGGCGAAAGGCGTGATCGTAGCCACTTACACCGAATACGATAAAGAACGCAGTGAGCCGTATTCAGGAGAGCATCATACTAAAACCCTTCGCACTATTATTTTAGCGTGGTCACCCCATACCAGACGATTATTTCCTGAACTCCGTAAAGCCTGTTTGAATAACCCTGATACGGTATTTCTAAATGACAAAGAGCAAAGCTGTGAGCACCGTAATAACTACGGCATAGGGCAAGGCTCAGGCTTAACGGATGTGGATTATCTTTATCATGGTTGGTGTGTTGAGAAAATCACCTTTGGAACGTCTCGCAGTAAATCACAGTACGTACCATTGGGAGAAATGAGTATTCCCGAATGA
- a CDS encoding DUF2787 domain-containing protein yields MSELQTIITTTNLIQTLLPVSSKLNQCLVDVLNQHPELHSGLEETNSVIFNFRDKNYSVENGGFHPVEIALTKEADNTWRYAYITDFTFVGNHYPELAKELDFDFLSEEWFASYLRDYSSIKNNANAAELYRLWEHNFLAYASMGMYDEIEINVS; encoded by the coding sequence GTGTCTGAATTACAAACCATCATTACCACCACTAACCTGATCCAGACGTTGTTGCCAGTATCAAGCAAGTTAAACCAATGCCTTGTTGATGTACTTAATCAGCACCCTGAGTTGCATTCTGGTTTAGAGGAAACAAATAGTGTCATCTTTAACTTTCGAGATAAAAACTACAGTGTTGAAAACGGTGGCTTTCACCCTGTTGAAATTGCACTAACCAAAGAGGCGGATAACACATGGCGATACGCCTACATCACTGATTTTACTTTTGTGGGTAATCATTATCCAGAGTTAGCTAAAGAATTAGATTTTGATTTTCTAAGTGAAGAATGGTTTGCCAGCTACTTAAGGGATTATTCATCCATTAAAAACAATGCGAATGCCGCTGAACTGTACCGCTTATGGGAGCATAACTTTCTAGCTTATGCCTCTATGGGGATGTATGACGAAATAGAAATCAACGTATCTTAA
- a CDS encoding DUF2787 domain-containing protein, which produces MKRELVVHGKDLALPKSLHRHLEVVLDSFSLRTDINRLSVNFRDTSYYHRREGLHPVEMRFERDEDNRHIWKLVFIASFSYPDEHSPNVAPELYFNFKRGWFYQPDIQGCELARPQVIDLFTSWALAFCRQLRNQHFDDISANEIRT; this is translated from the coding sequence ATGAAAAGAGAATTAGTGGTTCACGGTAAAGACCTAGCATTACCTAAAAGTTTGCATCGTCATCTTGAAGTGGTACTTGATAGTTTTTCACTTCGTACTGACATCAATCGACTGTCTGTAAATTTTAGAGACACCAGCTATTACCATCGACGTGAGGGATTGCACCCTGTAGAAATGCGTTTTGAGCGAGACGAAGATAATCGCCATATTTGGAAATTGGTGTTTATTGCCAGCTTTTCTTATCCCGATGAACACAGTCCAAACGTTGCACCTGAGCTGTATTTTAACTTTAAACGTGGTTGGTTCTATCAACCTGACATTCAAGGCTGTGAGCTTGCAAGGCCGCAAGTCATCGACTTATTTACTTCATGGGCTCTCGCCTTTTGTCGTCAACTCAGAAATCAACATTTCGATGATATTTCAGCTAACGAAATACGCACTTAA
- the radC gene encoding RadC family protein, translating into MHSTDYVTTAPMTALQVFEKAAELLEHQYKREQSFTNPEHTKHYLSMKLGHQEREVFAVLFLDNQHQLISYQELFYGTVDSASVYPREVAKAALQTNAAAVIFAHNHPSGIAEPSGSDKRITTKLVDALNLLDIRVLDHVVVGSPCVSFAERGLI; encoded by the coding sequence ATGCATTCAACCGATTACGTCACTACTGCCCCTATGACGGCCTTACAAGTCTTTGAGAAAGCCGCTGAGTTACTTGAACACCAATACAAACGTGAGCAGTCATTCACTAACCCTGAGCACACCAAACACTACCTATCCATGAAATTAGGCCATCAAGAGCGTGAAGTGTTTGCAGTACTGTTTTTGGATAACCAACATCAACTGATTAGTTATCAAGAGTTGTTCTATGGAACGGTGGATTCTGCCAGTGTGTACCCTCGTGAAGTTGCAAAGGCGGCATTACAAACCAATGCTGCGGCGGTGATATTTGCTCACAACCACCCTTCAGGTATTGCCGAGCCATCAGGGAGCGATAAACGCATTACCACTAAATTGGTGGACGCATTAAATCTGCTAGATATTCGAGTACTTGACCATGTGGTGGTTGGCTCACCTTGTGTCTCTTTTGCAGAGCGAGGGCTTATCTAA
- a CDS encoding AlpA family transcriptional regulator, with protein sequence MRFLKLKEVMALTALGRSSIYKFMEENRFPKSVSLGDRAVAWVESEVEEWMHERLSQRDEKQA encoded by the coding sequence ATGCGTTTTTTAAAACTAAAAGAAGTCATGGCATTAACGGCATTAGGTCGCTCAAGCATTTACAAATTCATGGAAGAAAACCGATTTCCTAAAAGCGTGTCGTTAGGTGATAGAGCCGTAGCATGGGTAGAAAGCGAAGTTGAAGAATGGATGCACGAGCGCCTAAGCCAGCGTGATGAAAAACAAGCTTAA
- a CDS encoding ribonuclease HI has product MSKNTYSIYIDGAAPNNQGGCMKGGIGIAVYDEDNELIDSYSITVNRATDNAELELMALVEGLEYAADGDIIYSDSEFCVKGYNEWLDGWKAKGWRKANKKPVAYRHLWQQVDELRSEKYVEVVKVKAHSGIEGNEKADELASMAAYGDDE; this is encoded by the coding sequence ATGAGCAAAAATACTTATTCAATTTACATCGATGGCGCAGCTCCAAATAATCAAGGTGGTTGCATGAAAGGCGGTATCGGTATTGCGGTATACGATGAAGATAATGAGTTAATCGATTCATACTCAATCACAGTCAATAGAGCAACGGATAATGCAGAGCTAGAACTCATGGCATTAGTCGAAGGATTAGAATATGCCGCTGATGGCGATATCATTTATTCAGACAGTGAGTTCTGTGTAAAGGGCTACAACGAATGGCTTGATGGTTGGAAAGCAAAGGGATGGCGTAAAGCAAATAAAAAGCCAGTGGCTTATCGTCATTTATGGCAGCAAGTGGATGAGCTGCGTAGCGAGAAGTATGTAGAAGTGGTTAAAGTGAAGGCGCACAGTGGCATTGAAGGAAATGAAAAGGCCGACGAATTGGCATCAATGGCAGCCTACGGTGATGATGAATAA